A genomic segment from Idiomarina piscisalsi encodes:
- the cydB gene encoding cytochrome d ubiquinol oxidase subunit II — protein sequence MDYALIWAILISVAVFAYVALDGFDLGIALLFPWFKKEEDRDVMMNTVAPVWDGNETWLVLGGGGLLAVFPLAYSVLMPALYMPVIAMLLGLIFRGVAFEYRFKTKRAKGIWDLSFIVGSLIAALSQGIMLGAMLQGIEVTDRAYSGGWFDWLTPFSFFCGVAVVIGYMMLGATWLVMKTKGDLQRQSYRAGWYSAILLVACIAFVSLYLPYVDSYIAERWFTYPASVGLWVLPILLVVITLGLLRSLQKRQEGRPYLWGLGLFLLSFAGFAVSIFPYLVPRSITLWQAAAPDNSLKFLLIGAVVLLPIIFAYTGYTYWVFRGKVDPNSGYHD from the coding sequence ATGGATTACGCACTGATTTGGGCAATACTAATTTCGGTCGCCGTATTTGCTTACGTTGCACTGGACGGCTTTGACCTGGGAATTGCACTGCTTTTCCCCTGGTTTAAAAAAGAAGAAGACCGCGACGTCATGATGAACACCGTGGCGCCAGTCTGGGATGGTAATGAAACCTGGCTAGTGCTTGGCGGCGGTGGCTTGCTGGCGGTGTTTCCGCTCGCGTATTCGGTGCTGATGCCGGCTCTTTATATGCCGGTTATTGCGATGCTGCTGGGACTTATTTTTCGCGGTGTGGCTTTTGAGTATCGCTTTAAAACCAAGCGGGCGAAAGGCATCTGGGACTTGTCTTTTATCGTTGGCTCGCTAATAGCCGCACTGAGTCAGGGTATTATGTTAGGTGCAATGCTACAGGGTATAGAGGTTACTGATAGGGCGTATTCTGGCGGTTGGTTTGACTGGCTGACCCCATTTAGTTTCTTCTGCGGTGTGGCGGTGGTTATTGGCTATATGATGCTGGGAGCGACCTGGTTAGTCATGAAAACCAAAGGTGACCTGCAGCGTCAAAGTTATCGCGCGGGCTGGTACAGCGCCATTTTACTGGTTGCCTGCATTGCCTTTGTCAGTCTTTATTTGCCTTACGTTGACAGCTACATTGCCGAGCGTTGGTTTACTTACCCAGCATCGGTTGGCTTGTGGGTGTTACCGATATTGTTGGTGGTTATTACTCTGGGCTTACTGCGATCGTTACAAAAACGGCAGGAAGGACGACCTTACCTCTGGGGGCTTGGCCTGTTTTTACTGTCCTTTGCCGGGTTTGCGGTCAGCATTTTCCCTTACCTGGTACCGCGCAGCATTACCTTGTGGCAGGCCGCCGCGCCGGACAACAGCCTGAAGTTTTTACTTATTGGCGCTGTAGTGCTCTTGCCGATTATCTTTGCCTACACGGGTTATACCTATTGGGTGTTCAGAGGTAAGGTAGACCCGAACAGCGGGTATCACGACTGA
- a CDS encoding cytochrome ubiquinol oxidase subunit I, which produces MFESFDALFLARFQFAFTVAFHIIFPAFTIGVASYLAVLEGLYLKTRNPVYQKLFRYWVKIFAVAFGMGVVSGIVMSYQFGTNWSVFSDKAGPVIGPLMGYEVLTAFFLEAGFLGVMLFGMNKVGEKLHFFATLMVAFGTALSAFWILSVNSWMQTPAGYAMNDVGQFIVTDWFDVVFNPSFPYRLAHMLLAAYLTVAFVVGAVGALHLLKDKTNAAARKMFSMAMWMALIVAPLQVLVGDFHGLNTQEHQPAKVAAMEGHFHTEAEAPLYLFGLPNEETATVDYALKVPGLASIILKHDINAEVTGLDQFPREEWPPVATVFWAFRIMVGIGVLMVLAGLWSGLQRLRGKLYDNSLLLRFSVFMGPMGFVAVIAGWIVTEVGRQPWVIQGLLRTADAASPIDKAGVAGSLIAFIVVYFLVFGAGTFYILRKMAGDPEKVTIPDYAKHKPTMAAERIYDEEA; this is translated from the coding sequence ATGTTTGAGAGTTTTGACGCGCTATTTCTGGCGCGCTTTCAGTTCGCTTTTACTGTTGCGTTTCACATTATTTTCCCTGCCTTCACGATTGGGGTGGCTAGTTATTTAGCCGTTCTAGAAGGGCTATATCTAAAAACCAGAAATCCGGTCTACCAGAAATTATTCCGATACTGGGTCAAGATTTTCGCCGTCGCTTTTGGTATGGGGGTAGTGTCGGGCATTGTGATGAGTTACCAGTTTGGTACGAACTGGTCGGTATTCTCAGACAAGGCAGGGCCGGTTATCGGGCCACTAATGGGCTACGAAGTGCTGACAGCTTTTTTCCTTGAGGCGGGCTTCTTAGGCGTCATGCTGTTTGGCATGAATAAAGTCGGCGAAAAGCTGCATTTCTTCGCTACCTTGATGGTGGCATTTGGCACAGCCCTTTCAGCGTTTTGGATACTGTCGGTAAACAGCTGGATGCAAACTCCGGCAGGCTACGCCATGAACGATGTTGGTCAGTTTATCGTTACCGATTGGTTTGACGTGGTCTTTAATCCTTCTTTTCCCTATCGGCTGGCGCATATGCTGCTGGCGGCTTATCTGACCGTCGCTTTTGTGGTGGGTGCAGTCGGTGCTCTGCATTTGCTGAAAGACAAAACCAATGCGGCGGCACGTAAAATGTTTTCCATGGCCATGTGGATGGCGCTTATTGTGGCACCGTTGCAGGTTCTTGTTGGCGATTTTCATGGACTGAATACGCAGGAGCATCAGCCGGCCAAAGTTGCAGCAATGGAAGGACACTTCCATACGGAAGCTGAAGCGCCTTTATATCTGTTCGGCTTGCCCAACGAAGAAACGGCGACAGTCGATTACGCACTAAAAGTTCCCGGCCTTGCCAGCATTATTCTGAAGCACGATATTAACGCCGAAGTCACTGGCCTCGACCAATTTCCGCGTGAAGAATGGCCGCCAGTGGCAACCGTGTTCTGGGCATTCAGAATTATGGTTGGTATTGGTGTGTTAATGGTGCTTGCAGGGTTATGGTCTGGTCTGCAACGGTTACGCGGTAAGCTTTACGATAATAGTCTGCTATTGCGCTTCAGTGTGTTTATGGGGCCAATGGGTTTTGTTGCTGTTATTGCTGGTTGGATAGTCACCGAAGTTGGGCGTCAGCCTTGGGTTATTCAGGGCTTGCTACGTACCGCCGATGCGGCGTCTCCTATTGATAAAGCCGGTGTCGCAGGCAGCCTAATCGCCTTTATTGTGGTCTACTTCCTCGTTTTTGGTGCCGGTACGTTCTATATTCTGCGCAAAATGGCTGGAGACCCTGAGAAAGTGACCATTCCTGATTATGCTAAGCATAAGCCTACAATGGCGGCTGAACGCATTTACGATGAGGAGGCCTAA
- the alr gene encoding alanine racemase, whose translation MHYRQTRAEISTAAIAHNAQWVRKTMNGGKLLGVVKADGYGHGVAPAAQALTPHVDGMAAGFMEEALAVRETGYTGPLVILEGCFSASELSVCAEHNLSPVVHCEQQLQAIEQTALNKPLWVWLKVDTGMHRLGWSEEQTQQAMVRLNASRNVLGVTLMSHLANADADHKLNAEQKRLFCQLSESTDGYQARSFHNSAGLLNPETQWVLQENDWVRAGLLLYGVNPSAVTEVQASLKPAMRLVAPIIALHKLERGESVGYGSAWTAQRPSLIATVAMGYADGYPRQAENGTPAMVRGQIVGLAGRVSMDMLTIDVTDVADVQIGDDVELWGPNIDVRQIAACAGTISWHLLTGVSVRVPRVKV comes from the coding sequence ATGCACTACCGCCAAACTCGCGCCGAAATATCGACTGCAGCAATTGCGCATAACGCTCAGTGGGTACGTAAGACAATGAATGGCGGAAAGCTATTGGGCGTAGTAAAAGCGGATGGGTACGGACATGGTGTTGCGCCTGCTGCTCAGGCGTTGACGCCTCATGTGGATGGCATGGCGGCTGGTTTTATGGAAGAAGCCTTAGCCGTTCGCGAGACCGGTTACACTGGGCCCTTAGTCATTTTAGAGGGCTGTTTTTCAGCGTCGGAACTTTCCGTGTGCGCAGAGCATAACCTGAGCCCGGTAGTTCACTGTGAGCAGCAATTGCAGGCTATTGAACAAACTGCGTTAAATAAGCCGCTGTGGGTATGGCTAAAAGTTGATACCGGCATGCACCGGTTGGGTTGGTCTGAAGAGCAGACTCAGCAGGCCATGGTAAGGCTAAACGCAAGCCGGAATGTGTTGGGCGTCACTCTTATGTCGCATTTAGCCAATGCGGATGCAGACCATAAGCTGAACGCAGAGCAAAAGCGACTGTTTTGCCAGCTGTCTGAAAGCACCGACGGCTACCAAGCCCGCAGTTTTCATAATTCAGCTGGCTTATTGAATCCGGAGACCCAGTGGGTGTTGCAAGAGAATGACTGGGTCAGGGCTGGATTATTGTTGTACGGCGTTAATCCGTCAGCGGTCACGGAGGTGCAGGCGAGTTTAAAGCCAGCCATGCGTTTAGTTGCTCCCATCATTGCGTTGCATAAGCTAGAGAGAGGAGAGTCGGTTGGCTACGGTAGTGCGTGGACCGCTCAACGACCAAGTCTTATAGCAACCGTGGCAATGGGCTATGCGGACGGGTATCCTCGCCAGGCTGAAAACGGAACGCCTGCTATGGTTCGTGGGCAGATCGTTGGTTTAGCTGGTCGTGTGTCAATGGATATGCTGACCATAGATGTGACGGATGTTGCTGATGTACAAATTGGCGATGATGTTGAACTCTGGGGTCCGAATATCGACGTGCGTCAAATTGCCGCATGTGCTGGTACTATTTCCTGGCATTTGCTCACGGGTGTTAGCGTGAGAGTGCCGAGAGTTAAGGTGTAG
- a CDS encoding S9 family peptidase: MWLKQSVIAGSLALLFTSVPTLAQDAAKTTFQAEDIFQLEYANQVSISPNGKYIAYIRNSFDNMEDNTRRSLWLIDTETGQHLPIFDDQFSYGSLAWSNDGTRLAFASNRSDKNQIHVHWIKEQRTAKVTHVSNSPGSISWSNDDSQLAFTMSVNAEPTPFAKSVKKPKKPKGAKWSESPIIVEEAYYQRDGRGVLEPAHTQLFVVPAEGGTARQLTEGPYRHGGPLAWTEDDSHIVFSGNRSEDWAYQVNESDLYSVSLSSKEVAQVTDKPGRESSPQFSPDGKRLAYLHSSNEPVPYHKSQLWIMDWSERSETELQADFDRSFSSPQWTGNDSLAVSYADQGKTVVADVTLNNELTNRVDDVSGVYVSRPYTMGSFSASKTGAIAYTKGSEYRPADVGYQPQGGEAVQFTQLNEDLLGHRELGKVHEIRYESRYDGQEIHGWYITPPNYDESKEYPLLLEIHGGPHLSYGPHFAAEHQRYAAEGYVVLYVNHRGSTSYGKDFAMLLDGNYSSPYDFADHMSGIDLLIDKGIADSDNLFIAGGSAGGIATAYAVGLTNRFNAAAATNPVINWVSKVLTADSSIGQITNQFPGMPWEELEHYWQRSPLSMVGDVETPVLLFTGEKDRRTPISETEQFYQALKLQKVDTAMVRVPDAFHGVTARPSNMIAKIEHALAWFEQYKK, encoded by the coding sequence ATGTGGTTAAAGCAATCCGTTATCGCAGGTAGCCTAGCGCTACTTTTCACTTCCGTGCCAACGTTGGCTCAAGACGCCGCCAAGACAACATTCCAGGCGGAAGATATTTTCCAGCTTGAATACGCCAATCAAGTCAGTATTTCGCCAAACGGCAAATACATTGCGTACATACGCAACAGTTTCGACAATATGGAAGACAATACGCGTCGCTCATTATGGCTGATTGATACTGAAACCGGTCAACATTTACCGATTTTTGACGATCAATTCAGCTACGGCAGTCTGGCCTGGTCGAATGATGGTACTCGTCTTGCCTTTGCGTCTAACCGCTCTGATAAAAACCAAATTCATGTTCATTGGATTAAAGAGCAGCGTACCGCAAAAGTCACGCACGTGAGCAATAGCCCGGGCAGTATCAGCTGGTCTAACGACGATTCTCAGTTAGCCTTCACCATGTCAGTGAATGCAGAGCCTACGCCATTCGCTAAAAGCGTGAAAAAGCCGAAAAAACCCAAGGGCGCTAAATGGTCTGAATCGCCGATTATTGTGGAAGAAGCTTATTATCAGCGCGATGGTCGCGGCGTTCTGGAGCCGGCACATACCCAACTCTTCGTGGTTCCCGCTGAGGGTGGCACCGCGCGCCAACTGACCGAAGGCCCTTATCGACACGGCGGCCCTCTGGCCTGGACAGAAGACGACAGCCATATCGTCTTTTCCGGTAACCGCTCGGAAGACTGGGCGTATCAGGTTAACGAAAGTGACCTTTACAGTGTCAGCCTGAGCTCAAAGGAAGTAGCGCAAGTTACCGACAAGCCTGGTCGCGAGTCATCCCCGCAGTTTTCTCCTGACGGAAAGCGTCTGGCGTACTTGCACAGCTCCAATGAGCCGGTGCCTTACCATAAATCACAACTGTGGATCATGGATTGGAGCGAGCGTTCAGAAACCGAACTTCAAGCTGACTTTGACCGTTCTTTTAGTTCGCCACAATGGACCGGAAACGACTCACTAGCGGTTTCATACGCTGACCAGGGCAAAACCGTTGTTGCTGATGTCACATTGAACAATGAACTAACGAATCGGGTGGATGATGTGTCCGGCGTTTATGTCAGCCGACCATACACCATGGGCTCGTTTTCAGCGTCAAAAACCGGCGCTATTGCCTACACCAAAGGCTCCGAATATCGCCCGGCCGATGTCGGCTATCAGCCTCAAGGTGGTGAAGCGGTTCAATTTACTCAACTGAATGAAGACCTTCTTGGCCATCGTGAACTGGGTAAAGTCCACGAAATTCGCTACGAATCTCGCTACGACGGTCAGGAAATTCATGGCTGGTACATTACGCCGCCAAATTACGATGAAAGCAAAGAGTATCCTCTGCTGTTAGAAATACACGGCGGCCCTCATTTGTCTTACGGCCCGCATTTTGCGGCAGAACATCAACGCTATGCCGCCGAGGGCTATGTGGTGCTTTATGTAAACCATCGCGGCAGTACTTCATACGGTAAAGACTTTGCCATGCTGCTGGACGGCAACTACTCGTCACCTTATGACTTTGCCGACCACATGAGTGGCATTGATTTACTCATTGATAAGGGAATTGCCGACTCAGACAACTTGTTTATTGCCGGCGGGTCCGCAGGTGGCATCGCCACAGCGTATGCCGTAGGTCTAACCAACCGTTTCAACGCTGCGGCAGCCACGAACCCGGTCATTAACTGGGTGAGTAAAGTACTGACCGCTGACAGCTCAATTGGTCAAATTACCAACCAATTCCCGGGTATGCCATGGGAAGAGCTAGAGCACTATTGGCAACGTTCACCACTGTCTATGGTCGGCGACGTCGAAACGCCCGTGTTGCTATTTACCGGTGAGAAAGATCGTCGTACGCCGATATCTGAAACCGAGCAGTTCTACCAGGCATTGAAGCTGCAAAAAGTAGATACAGCTATGGTTCGTGTTCCGGATGCGTTTCATGGGGTGACGGCTCGACCCTCCAACATGATTGCCAAAATAGAACATGCACTGGCCTGGTTTGAGCAATATAAAAAATGA